In the Paroedura picta isolate Pp20150507F chromosome 15, Ppicta_v3.0, whole genome shotgun sequence genome, one interval contains:
- the HTR6 gene encoding 5-hydroxytryptamine receptor 6, whose translation MEGGLGSSNASAIGDGSEPSGSAWVAAFLCLIILLTMLANFSLILLIFTQRALRNTSNYFLVSLFMSDLMVGSVVMPPAMLNQLYGRWLLDAVFCSVWFSFDVMCTSASILNLCVISLDRYLLIISPLKYKLRMTSCRAVLLILATWTLAALVSFLPIKMGWHKMEFEARPLNATARPEEEQCRLLVSLPYALIASGLTFFLPSIAILFTYCRILLAARKQALQVASLTNNVAIEPDEATQQVHRAHSQSTATNDNRKFANKHSKRALKASLTLGILLGMFFVAWLPFFVCNVAQAVCNCISADFFDLLTWLGYCNSTMNPLVYPLFMRDFKRAMAKYLPCCRPSWEGRPSPVSLSMRNSNSGPRPGVSLKNVLALQADTDSAHSVVQVNEYSGQRLGSLPATGADLVDLFNLEHTDPDPHANQLNTPMD comes from the exons AtggaaggggggctgggaagctcCAATGCCAGCGCGATCGGAGACGGGTCTGAGCCGAGCGGCAGTGCTTGGGTGGCCGCCTTCCTCTGCCTCATCATCCTCCTGACCATGCTGGCCAACTTCTCGCTCATCCTGCTGATCTTCACCCAGCGGGCGCTGAGGAACACCTCCAACTACTTCCTGGTCTCCCTCTTCATGTCCGACCTGATGGTGGGCTCGGTGGTCATGCCCCCGGCCATGCTGAACCAGCTCTACGGCCGCTGGCTGCTGGACGCCGTCTTCTGCTCCGTCTGGTTCTCCTTCGACGTGATGTGCACCAGCGCCTCCATCCTCAACCTCTGCGTCATCAGCCTCGACCGCTACCTGCTGATCATCTCCCCGCTCAAGTACAAGCTCCGCATGACCTCCTGCCGGGCCGTCCTGCTCATCCTGGCCACCTGGACGCTGGCCGCCCTGGTCTCCTTCCTGCCCATCAAGATGGGCTGGCACAAGATGGAGTTCGAGGCCCGGCCGCTCAACGCCACTGCCCGCCCGGAGGAGGAGCAGTGCCGCCTCCTGGTCAGCTTGCCCTATGCTCTCATCGCCTCCGGCCTGACCTTCTTCCTGCCCTCCATCGCCATCCTCTTCACCTACTGCCGTATCCTCCTGGCCGCCCGGAAGCAGGCCCTGCAGGTGGCCTCCCTGACCAACAACGTGGCCATCGAGCCTGACGAAGCCACTCAGCAG GTCCACAGAGCCCACAGCCAATCGACTGCCACAAACGACAACCGGAAATTTGCCAACAAGCACAGCAAAAGGGCCCTGAAGGCCAGCCTCACCCTGGGCATCCTGCTCGGCATGTTCTTCGTGGCCTGGCTCCCCTTCTTCGTTTGCAATGTGGCACAG gccGTCTGCAACTGCATCTCGGCCGACTTCTTCGACCTCCTCACCTGGCTGGGCTACTGCAACAGCACCATGAACCCCCTGGTCTACCCACTCTTCATGCGCGACTTCAAGCGAGCCATGGCCAAGTACCTGCCCTGCTGCCGGCCCTCCTGGGAGGGCAGGCCCAGCCCCGTCTCCCTCTCCATGAGGAACTCCAACAGCGGCCCTCGCCCGGGCGTCTCGCTCAAGAACGTCCTGGCCCTGCAGGCGGACACCGACTCGGCCCACTCCGTCGTCCAGGTCAACGAGTACAGCGGCCAGCGCTTGGGGTCCCTGCCGGCCACGGGCGCAGACTTGGTGGACCTTTTCAACCTGGAGCACACGGATCCCGACCCCCACGCCAACCAGCTCAACACCCCCATGGACTGA
- the TMCO4 gene encoding transmembrane and coiled-coil domain-containing protein 4 isoform X2, which produces MAAERQEHQEPRRMGTTRPEGDEPLGCVGRRLGEPGKFAYAALCGISLASLFPEPEDSSYRTEVIESLVKWLELSDAVLPAMLAFAGGLGGEGTDTFVQILLKEPLLNESPRGITQDLVAFSLKDGHYDARMRVLLAHVTWLLQIPLEELEASEERLLECLDGEEEEESETAEASRKKKERRRRLKRYLLIGLATVGGGTVIGYKMKKRVGAIEEFEFLPLTEGKQLHVTVAITGWLSTGKFGSFTAPWSSLLRSEEQYCLAWESKYLMELGNALDSLLNGLVNMVAQEALKYTVLAGIVTALTWPASLLTVASVIDNPWGVCLHRSAEVGKHLAQILLSRQQGRRPVTLIGFSLGARVIFFCLQEMAKEKDCQGIIEDVVLLGAPVEGDAKSWKPFTKVVAGKIINGYCRGDWLLSFVYRTSSVQLHVAGLQPVALEDRRMVNMDLSSIVSGHLDYMKQMDLILKAVGIKTKQCRLEEGGPFPVLLNKTGGSQEPALHDKTPAEPSVEPEEKGEVVRGAPWSWEPVPCRELGPQDSAQGPDSERRENSQAPEEQNQPGREEPLPADASCSSCHSQVTGHTACATSPLSPPPR; this is translated from the exons ATGGCTGCTGAAAGGCAGGAGCACCAGGAGCCCCGGCGGATGGGGACCACGCGACCGGAGGGCGACGAGCCACTTGGGTGTGTCGGCCGGCGGCTGGGTGAGCCCGGGAAGTTTGCCTATGCTGCTCTCTGCGGCATCTCGTTGGCGTCCTTATTTCCCGAACCGGAAGACAG CTCCTACAGGACCGAAGTCATCGAGAGCCTGGTGAAGTGGCTGGAGCTCTCGGACGCTGTCTTGCCGGCCATGCTGGCCTTTGCTGGTGGCTTGGGAGGCGAGGGGACCGACACCTTCGTCCAGATCCTCCTGAAGGAGCCCCTCTTGAACGAGAGCCCCAGGGGCATCACGCAG gACCTCGTGGCCTTTTCTTTGAAGGATG GCCACTATGACGCCCGGATGCGGGTGCTTCTCGCTCACGTCACCTGGCTGCTGCAGATCCCCCTGGAGGAGTTGGAGGCCTCCGAGGAACGTCTCCTGGAATGCCTggatggagaggaagaggaggagtccgA aacggCAGAGGCGTCAcggaagaagaaagagagacgGAGGCGGCTGAAGAGGTACCTGCTGATCGGCTTGGCCACCGTGGGAGGCGGGACGGTGATAG gGTACAAGATGAAGAAGCGCGTGGGAGCCATTGAGGAGTTCGAATTCCTCCCCTTGACGGAAGGGAAGCAGCTGCATGTCACGGTGGCCATCACCGGCTGGCTGTCCACGGGGAAATTCG GGAGTTTTACGGCTCCGTGGAGCAGCTTGCTCCGTTCCGAAGAGCAGTACTGCTTAGCCTGGGAGTCCAAGTACCTGATGGAGCTGGGCAACGCCCTTGACTCTCTGCTGAACGGATTGGTTAACATGGTGGCCCAGGAAGCTTTGAAGTACACCGTCTTGGCGG GCATCGTCACAGCACTCACCTGGCCCGCCTCCCTGCTCACCGTTGCCAGCGTTATCGACAACCCCTGGGGAGTGTGTCTGCATCGCTCGGCCGAAGTAGGGAAACACCTGGCTCAGATTCTGCTCAGCCGACAGCAG GGCAGGCGGCCTGTGACTTTGATTGGCTTCAGCCTGGGCGCGCGAGTGATTTTCTTCTGCCTCCAGGAGATGGCCAAGGAGAAAG ACTGTCAAGGGATCATTGAAGACGTGGTCCTGCTGGGAGCACCCGTGGAAGGAGACGCCAAGTCCTGGAAGCCGTTCACCAAGGTCGTTGCTGGGAAAATCATTAATGGCTACTGCAG AGGGGACTGGCTGCTGAGCTTTGTCTACCGGACATCCTCCGTTCAGCTCCACGTGGCAGGGCTGCAGCCCGTGGCCCTGGAGGACCGGCGGATGGTGAacatggacctctcctccatc GTGAGCGGCCACTTGGACTACATGAAGCAGATGGACCTGATCCTGAAGGCCGTGGGCATCAAAACCAAGCAGTGCCGTCTGGAGGAAGGGGGCCCCTTCCCTGTTCTCTTGAATAAGACTGGGGGAAGCCAGGAGCCAGCCCTGCACGACAAGACACCTGCAGAGCCCAGTGTGGAGCCGGAAGAGAAGGGAGAGGTGGTCCGGGGCGCCCCCTGGTCATGGGAGCCAGTTCCCTGCCGTGAATTAGGCCCGCAGGATTCGGCACAGGGGCCAGATTCTGAACGGAGAGAGAACTCGCAAGCCCCGGAGGAGCAGAACCAGCCCGGACGAGAAGAACCTCTCCCTGCTGATGCTTCATGCTCCTCTTGTCACTCTCAGGTAACTGGTCACACTGCCTGCGCCACCAGTCCTCTTTCCCCACCACCCAGATAA
- the NBL1 gene encoding neuroblastoma suppressor of tumorigenicity 1, producing the protein MLRFLLGALLLVLILAAPPPINKLALFPDKSAWCEAKNITQIVGHNGCEAKSIQNRACLGQCFSYSVPNTFPQSTESLVHCDSCMPAQSLWEIVTLDCPSNEEIPRVDKLVEKILHCSCQACGKEQGQEGALFNVYLNAEENLPGHPQPEADETPATHPHPHPHPHPHRHHEEEAEE; encoded by the exons ATGCTACGGTTCCTGCTGGGTGCCCTCCTTCTGGTCCTGATCCTGGCCGCGCCGCCTCCCATTAACAAGCTGGCCCTGTTCCCGGATAAGAGCGCCTGGTGCGAAGCCAAGAACATCACCCAGATCGTGGGCCACAACGGCTGCGAGGCCAAGTCCATCCAGAACAG GGCCTGCTTGGGCCAGTGCTTCAGCTACAGCGTCCCCAACACCTTCCCACAGTCCACGGAGTCCCTCGTGCACTGCGACTCCTGCATGCCAGCACAGTCCTTGTGGGAGATT gtgaCGCTGGACTGTCCCAGCAACGAGGAGATCCCCCGGGTGGACAAGCTGGTGGAGAAGATCTTGCACTGCAGTTGCCAGGCCTGcgggaaggagcagggccaagAGGGGGCGCTCTTCAACGTCTACCTGAACGCCGAGGAGAACCTCCCCGGGCACCCCCAGCCGGAGGCGGATGAGACCCccgccacccacccccacccccacccgcacccccacccccaccgccaccACGAGGAAGAGGCCGAGGAGTGA
- the TMCO4 gene encoding transmembrane and coiled-coil domain-containing protein 4 isoform X1, with product MAAERQEHQEPRRMGTTRPEGDEPLGCVGRRLGEPGKFAYAALCGISLASLFPEPEDSSYRTEVIESLVKWLELSDAVLPAMLAFAGGLGGEGTDTFVQILLKEPLLNESPRGITQDLVAFSLKDGHYDARMRVLLAHVTWLLQIPLEELEASEERLLECLDGEEEEESETAEASRKKKERRRRLKRYLLIGLATVGGGTVIGLTGGLAAPLVAAGAATIIGSAGAAALGSAAGIAVMASLFGAAGAGLTGYKMKKRVGAIEEFEFLPLTEGKQLHVTVAITGWLSTGKFGSFTAPWSSLLRSEEQYCLAWESKYLMELGNALDSLLNGLVNMVAQEALKYTVLAGIVTALTWPASLLTVASVIDNPWGVCLHRSAEVGKHLAQILLSRQQGRRPVTLIGFSLGARVIFFCLQEMAKEKDCQGIIEDVVLLGAPVEGDAKSWKPFTKVVAGKIINGYCRGDWLLSFVYRTSSVQLHVAGLQPVALEDRRMVNMDLSSIVSGHLDYMKQMDLILKAVGIKTKQCRLEEGGPFPVLLNKTGGSQEPALHDKTPAEPSVEPEEKGEVVRGAPWSWEPVPCRELGPQDSAQGPDSERRENSQAPEEQNQPGREEPLPADASCSSCHSQVTGHTACATSPLSPPPR from the exons ATGGCTGCTGAAAGGCAGGAGCACCAGGAGCCCCGGCGGATGGGGACCACGCGACCGGAGGGCGACGAGCCACTTGGGTGTGTCGGCCGGCGGCTGGGTGAGCCCGGGAAGTTTGCCTATGCTGCTCTCTGCGGCATCTCGTTGGCGTCCTTATTTCCCGAACCGGAAGACAG CTCCTACAGGACCGAAGTCATCGAGAGCCTGGTGAAGTGGCTGGAGCTCTCGGACGCTGTCTTGCCGGCCATGCTGGCCTTTGCTGGTGGCTTGGGAGGCGAGGGGACCGACACCTTCGTCCAGATCCTCCTGAAGGAGCCCCTCTTGAACGAGAGCCCCAGGGGCATCACGCAG gACCTCGTGGCCTTTTCTTTGAAGGATG GCCACTATGACGCCCGGATGCGGGTGCTTCTCGCTCACGTCACCTGGCTGCTGCAGATCCCCCTGGAGGAGTTGGAGGCCTCCGAGGAACGTCTCCTGGAATGCCTggatggagaggaagaggaggagtccgA aacggCAGAGGCGTCAcggaagaagaaagagagacgGAGGCGGCTGAAGAGGTACCTGCTGATCGGCTTGGCCACCGTGGGAGGCGGGACGGTGATAG GTCTCACTGGGGGGCTCGCCGCCCCTCTGGTGGCAGCTGGAGCAGCCACCATTATCGGGAGCGCCGGGGCGGCTGCCCTGGgctcggctgctgggattgcggTCATGGCGTCTCTCTTTGGTGCCGCAGGAGCCGGACTCACGG gGTACAAGATGAAGAAGCGCGTGGGAGCCATTGAGGAGTTCGAATTCCTCCCCTTGACGGAAGGGAAGCAGCTGCATGTCACGGTGGCCATCACCGGCTGGCTGTCCACGGGGAAATTCG GGAGTTTTACGGCTCCGTGGAGCAGCTTGCTCCGTTCCGAAGAGCAGTACTGCTTAGCCTGGGAGTCCAAGTACCTGATGGAGCTGGGCAACGCCCTTGACTCTCTGCTGAACGGATTGGTTAACATGGTGGCCCAGGAAGCTTTGAAGTACACCGTCTTGGCGG GCATCGTCACAGCACTCACCTGGCCCGCCTCCCTGCTCACCGTTGCCAGCGTTATCGACAACCCCTGGGGAGTGTGTCTGCATCGCTCGGCCGAAGTAGGGAAACACCTGGCTCAGATTCTGCTCAGCCGACAGCAG GGCAGGCGGCCTGTGACTTTGATTGGCTTCAGCCTGGGCGCGCGAGTGATTTTCTTCTGCCTCCAGGAGATGGCCAAGGAGAAAG ACTGTCAAGGGATCATTGAAGACGTGGTCCTGCTGGGAGCACCCGTGGAAGGAGACGCCAAGTCCTGGAAGCCGTTCACCAAGGTCGTTGCTGGGAAAATCATTAATGGCTACTGCAG AGGGGACTGGCTGCTGAGCTTTGTCTACCGGACATCCTCCGTTCAGCTCCACGTGGCAGGGCTGCAGCCCGTGGCCCTGGAGGACCGGCGGATGGTGAacatggacctctcctccatc GTGAGCGGCCACTTGGACTACATGAAGCAGATGGACCTGATCCTGAAGGCCGTGGGCATCAAAACCAAGCAGTGCCGTCTGGAGGAAGGGGGCCCCTTCCCTGTTCTCTTGAATAAGACTGGGGGAAGCCAGGAGCCAGCCCTGCACGACAAGACACCTGCAGAGCCCAGTGTGGAGCCGGAAGAGAAGGGAGAGGTGGTCCGGGGCGCCCCCTGGTCATGGGAGCCAGTTCCCTGCCGTGAATTAGGCCCGCAGGATTCGGCACAGGGGCCAGATTCTGAACGGAGAGAGAACTCGCAAGCCCCGGAGGAGCAGAACCAGCCCGGACGAGAAGAACCTCTCCCTGCTGATGCTTCATGCTCCTCTTGTCACTCTCAGGTAACTGGTCACACTGCCTGCGCCACCAGTCCTCTTTCCCCACCACCCAGATAA